One window of Aerococcus tenax genomic DNA carries:
- a CDS encoding N-acetylmuramoyl-L-alanine amidase, protein MSKNSPSQTKDKKKNTYLVFSIIILTLFIIAFALIYHVKVKSTKEVTTGVINMRNGPGITYDISQQIDQGSQYQVLEEKHDWKHIILDNGQSGWIPNWLANDSLANNEEEAKAGTGFIATVLSDQVNVYQDDSTNSQVIGQANDNEKYNILYQSGDMINIQYKDDIGWIPQNQIEITPGVITQAPGRQQTKEEKAATDAFLANYDASVTATAAGVHIRSQASNDSEIIYKGQIHEKFAYLGQEGAYYHVKAQDGTEGYLANWLAESDSTAMEEKAKSLANTSTIKGKTIVLDPGHGGSDPGAIRGDKQEKNVTLKTAQVVKGLLEDYGVNVLMTREDDTFVDLAPRADIYNQAQADAFISLHYDAAEETTVSGTTVYYYDDASIPLSENVQAQLMEKMPLASNGTRFGNFQVIRDSRPPAILIELGYMSNPNDVKAFSQDEYYQKVAQSILNALIINYQE, encoded by the coding sequence TTGTCCAAAAATTCTCCTTCACAAACAAAAGATAAGAAAAAAAATACCTATTTAGTTTTCTCTATTATTATTCTGACCTTATTCATTATTGCTTTTGCCCTGATTTATCACGTTAAAGTCAAGTCGACCAAAGAAGTGACCACTGGTGTCATTAATATGCGAAATGGTCCCGGAATCACCTATGATATCTCCCAGCAAATTGACCAAGGAAGTCAATATCAGGTGCTTGAAGAAAAGCACGACTGGAAGCATATCATCCTTGATAATGGTCAAAGCGGCTGGATTCCCAATTGGTTAGCTAATGATAGCTTAGCTAATAATGAAGAAGAAGCGAAGGCAGGAACAGGATTTATTGCCACGGTTTTATCCGACCAGGTTAATGTTTATCAAGATGATTCCACCAATTCTCAAGTGATTGGCCAAGCCAATGATAATGAAAAATATAATATCCTCTACCAGTCGGGTGATATGATCAATATCCAATACAAGGACGACATTGGCTGGATTCCCCAAAATCAAATTGAAATCACTCCGGGAGTCATTACCCAAGCCCCAGGACGCCAACAGACTAAGGAAGAAAAAGCAGCAACAGACGCTTTCTTAGCTAATTATGACGCCTCAGTGACCGCTACCGCTGCCGGTGTCCATATCCGCAGCCAGGCAAGTAATGACTCAGAAATTATCTATAAGGGTCAAATCCATGAAAAATTTGCCTATCTTGGCCAAGAAGGTGCCTATTACCATGTCAAAGCCCAAGACGGTACGGAAGGTTACCTAGCCAATTGGTTAGCAGAATCGGATTCAACCGCCATGGAAGAGAAGGCAAAATCCCTAGCCAATACCTCAACCATTAAAGGGAAAACCATTGTCTTAGACCCTGGTCACGGGGGGAGTGACCCAGGAGCCATACGCGGTGATAAACAGGAAAAAAATGTCACCCTAAAAACCGCCCAAGTTGTTAAAGGGCTGCTCGAAGATTATGGAGTTAATGTCTTAATGACTCGGGAAGATGATACTTTCGTTGACCTAGCGCCGCGTGCAGACATCTATAATCAAGCCCAAGCGGATGCCTTCATTAGTCTTCACTATGATGCTGCTGAAGAAACGACAGTATCGGGAACCACCGTTTACTACTATGATGACGCTTCTATTCCTTTAAGTGAAAATGTCCAAGCGCAATTGATGGAAAAAATGCCCCTGGCAAGTAATGGCACTCGTTTCGGTAATTTCCAAGTCATTCGTGATTCAAGACCCCCTGCTATTCTGATTGAATTGGGCTACATGAGTAATCCAAATGATGTCAAGGCCTTTAGCCAAGATGAATATTACCAAAAAGTTGCCCAAAGCATTCTCAATGCCTTAATTATTAATTACCAAGAATAA
- the hisS gene encoding histidine--tRNA ligase, with translation MIQKPKGTVDILPGQVEIWQAIEKTARDIMAKYRFNEIRTPMFESYDLFARGVGETTDVVTKEMYDFYDKGDRHIALKPEGTAPIVRAFIENKLYGPEHIKPYKVYYISPMFRYERPQGGRQRQFHQLGVEVFDGKTALSDVETIALAWEILETLGVKDLKLVINSLGDNEARLDYREALINYLKPFEEELSEDSKTRLYQNPLRVLDSKDPKDKEIVKDAPNILDYLSEASKERFEQVQSLLAALNIPYQIDSNMVRGLDYYQDTIFEIMTNSEVFGAETTICGGGSYSGLVKELSEGREDVPGFGFAIGMERLILLLEAQKSDLAVENPLDIYLVTIGQSVVSEALQIVQALRRQGLNVEFDLNQRKPKKQFRDADRHGAAYTLTLGESELADKNINVKNMTSGQERHFAIDDVIEHFDQVKEAMKEGND, from the coding sequence ATGATTCAAAAACCTAAAGGGACTGTGGATATTTTACCGGGTCAAGTTGAAATTTGGCAAGCAATTGAAAAAACAGCCCGAGATATTATGGCCAAATATCGCTTTAATGAAATTCGCACACCCATGTTTGAATCTTATGATCTTTTTGCTCGTGGTGTAGGAGAAACAACTGACGTCGTCACTAAGGAAATGTATGATTTCTATGATAAAGGTGACCGTCATATTGCTTTGAAACCTGAAGGAACAGCACCCATTGTGCGGGCCTTTATTGAAAATAAACTGTATGGCCCTGAACACATTAAGCCTTATAAGGTCTATTACATTAGTCCCATGTTTCGTTATGAGCGTCCCCAAGGTGGCCGGCAACGTCAATTTCATCAGTTAGGGGTTGAGGTTTTTGATGGGAAAACTGCCCTTAGTGATGTTGAAACGATTGCTTTAGCTTGGGAAATTCTTGAAACTCTTGGAGTAAAAGACTTGAAGTTAGTGATTAATTCCCTAGGCGACAATGAAGCGCGTTTGGACTACCGTGAAGCCTTAATTAATTACTTAAAACCTTTTGAAGAGGAACTGAGCGAAGATTCTAAGACCCGTCTTTATCAAAATCCTTTGCGCGTGCTTGATAGTAAGGACCCCAAGGATAAGGAAATTGTTAAAGATGCGCCCAACATTCTTGATTATTTATCAGAAGCTTCTAAAGAGCGTTTTGAACAAGTCCAAAGCTTATTAGCAGCCCTTAATATTCCTTATCAAATTGACTCTAATATGGTTCGCGGTCTCGACTATTACCAAGATACTATTTTTGAAATTATGACTAATAGTGAAGTCTTTGGTGCGGAAACTACCATTTGTGGTGGGGGTTCATATTCCGGATTAGTGAAAGAACTTTCCGAAGGTCGGGAAGATGTGCCGGGATTCGGTTTTGCGATTGGGATGGAACGCTTGATTTTATTACTGGAAGCACAAAAATCAGATTTAGCAGTTGAAAATCCTCTCGATATCTATCTGGTCACCATTGGGCAAAGCGTTGTGAGTGAAGCTTTACAAATTGTTCAAGCCTTAAGACGCCAAGGCTTAAATGTTGAATTTGACCTCAACCAACGTAAGCCTAAGAAACAATTTCGTGATGCAGACCGCCATGGTGCCGCCTATACCTTAACTTTAGGTGAAAGTGAGCTAGCGGATAAAAATATTAATGTGAAGAATATGACTTCTGGTCAAGAGCGTCACTTCGCTATTGATGATGTGATTGAA
- a CDS encoding AmiS/UreI family transporter — translation MSGITLMFSGIVLISNGLNYLDKVEDNSNALINIFTGLLYIFLNVMICVHGIFAEKDSTYYYTAISGLLFGYTYLSYGVNRIKQWDNRNLGYFSIFVTFNSIFFAVWILMGNGGNYWDVFNWIMWGYLWATNYFSHNLGRKYGDWLYYLTIFAGVVTCWIPALLILTGNWPSTL, via the coding sequence ATGTCAGGGATAACATTAATGTTTTCTGGAATTGTTCTGATTTCTAATGGGTTAAACTACCTCGATAAGGTTGAGGATAATTCCAACGCACTGATTAATATTTTTACTGGTCTCTTGTATATCTTTCTAAATGTCATGATTTGTGTTCATGGAATTTTTGCTGAAAAAGACTCCACCTATTATTATACAGCGATTTCAGGTCTTTTATTTGGTTACACCTACTTATCCTACGGTGTCAACCGGATAAAACAGTGGGATAACAGGAATCTAGGCTACTTTTCCATATTTGTTACCTTTAACTCGATTTTCTTTGCTGTATGGATCCTGATGGGGAATGGCGGTAATTATTGGGATGTTTTTAACTGGATCATGTGGGGCTACCTATGGGCAACCAACTATTTTAGTCACAATCTAGGTCGTAAATACGGCGATTGGTTATATTATTTGACTATTTTTGCCGGGGTAGTGACATGCTGGATTCCAGCCTTGCTCATTCTCACCGGAAACTGGCCAAGTACTTTATAG
- a CDS encoding alpha-amylase has protein sequence MNGTMMQYFEWELPDDGKHWQRLASDASHLAEKGFSHVWMPPACKGTGRNDVGYGIYDLYDLGEFDQKGSLWTKYGSKKDYLAAIQALKDQQISPLADVVLNHKAGADQTETFQAYEVDPKNRQRKISQAHDIEGWTKFTFPGRKGKYSDFTWNWTHFSGVDYDQAKDQKGIFMIKGLNKGWSDNEDVDDENGNYDYLMYADIDYDNPEVRAEVLDWALWFIKETGVSGFRLDALKHIDDDFIDSLCDKILDEFPDFYFIGEYWKGDYKNLENYLKETELNIDLFDVKLHQNFYAASTSWDHFDMSTILEDTLLKNNPTLAISFVDNHDSQPGQSLESWVEDWFKPIAYALILLHENGLPCVFYGDYYGIQGDQPIPNMQAMLDTLLDLRRDKAYGKQNNYFDHPNCVGFTRQGDQDHPSGLAVLMSNGEAGYKEMYVGEEHAQEQWRLVFSSKDTDQSAVTISEKGLACFSCPAGGVAVWSKYEEDEASE, from the coding sequence ATGAATGGAACCATGATGCAGTATTTTGAATGGGAGCTTCCTGATGATGGGAAACATTGGCAACGCCTAGCCAGTGATGCTAGTCATTTGGCTGAAAAAGGCTTTAGCCATGTGTGGATGCCACCAGCTTGTAAGGGAACTGGAAGGAATGATGTAGGTTATGGCATCTATGACTTATATGATCTGGGAGAGTTTGATCAGAAAGGTAGCTTATGGACGAAATACGGCAGTAAAAAGGATTATTTAGCTGCCATTCAAGCCTTAAAAGATCAACAAATTAGCCCCTTAGCTGATGTGGTTTTAAATCATAAGGCGGGGGCTGATCAAACGGAAACATTTCAAGCCTATGAAGTTGATCCCAAGAATAGGCAAAGAAAAATCAGCCAAGCCCACGACATTGAAGGCTGGACAAAATTTACTTTCCCGGGGCGAAAGGGGAAATACAGTGATTTTACTTGGAATTGGACCCACTTTTCGGGGGTTGATTATGACCAAGCCAAGGATCAAAAGGGCATATTTATGATTAAGGGCCTTAACAAGGGTTGGTCGGATAATGAAGATGTCGATGATGAGAATGGTAATTATGACTATTTAATGTATGCAGATATTGATTATGATAATCCTGAAGTGAGAGCAGAAGTTCTAGACTGGGCCTTGTGGTTTATCAAGGAGACGGGGGTTAGCGGCTTTCGTTTAGATGCCTTAAAACATATTGATGATGATTTTATTGACAGTCTATGTGACAAAATACTTGATGAATTCCCTGATTTCTACTTTATTGGCGAGTATTGGAAGGGAGATTATAAAAATTTAGAAAATTATTTAAAGGAAACGGAACTCAATATCGATCTTTTCGATGTTAAGCTCCATCAGAACTTTTATGCAGCATCAACTTCTTGGGATCACTTTGATATGTCTACTATTTTGGAAGATACTTTATTGAAAAATAACCCGACCTTGGCCATCTCTTTCGTTGATAACCACGATTCCCAACCGGGACAGTCCCTTGAATCTTGGGTGGAAGATTGGTTTAAGCCTATAGCCTACGCCCTCATTCTCCTCCATGAAAATGGCTTACCCTGTGTTTTCTATGGCGATTATTACGGTATTCAAGGAGACCAGCCTATCCCAAATATGCAAGCCATGTTAGATACCTTGTTAGACTTACGTCGGGATAAAGCCTATGGCAAACAAAATAACTATTTTGACCATCCTAATTGTGTCGGTTTTACCAGGCAGGGAGATCAAGACCATCCTAGTGGTTTGGCTGTATTAATGTCTAACGGGGAGGCCGGCTATAAGGAGATGTATGTAGGGGAAGAGCACGCCCAGGAACAGTGGAGACTCGTCTTTTCATCAAAGGATACGGATCAGTCTGCAGTTACCATTTCTGAAAAGGGACTGGCTTGTTTTTCCTGCCCAGCCGGAGGAGTTGCTGTTTGGAGCAAATATGAAGAAGACGAAGCTAGCGAATGA
- a CDS encoding RelA/SpoT family protein, which produces MSEIKNKSKEEVIASCEQYMPEDKVAMIKKACAFAERAHEGQKRKSGEPFFIHPTQVASILADLQMDPDTVATGFLHDVVEDTGITLDDIEYFFSKTIATLVDGVTKLGKVKYRSKEEQLAENHQKLLLAMANDLRVIVVKLADRLHNMRTLKWHRPEKQVSISEETLDIYAPLADRLGMSQIKWELEDTCLRYINPEAYYQIVHLMNSKREEREAYIDATIDVLNKYVKPIIDGEYDIYGRPKHIYSIYKKMHQQKKTFDEIYDLLAIRVLVPSVKDCYAVLGIVHTSWKPLPGRFKDYIAMPKANGYQSLHTTVLGEHGQPVEIQIRTFDMHEVAEYGVAAHWAYKKGVTDKVETDDLDKQLEWFHQIEDLQDDSDDATQFVESVKEDIFKDKVYVFTPKGDVSELPSGASPLDFAYQIHTEVGHSTVGAKVNGKIVPLNYGLHTGDIVEILTSKNSAGPSRDWVNFVVTNRAKNKIKRHFKLLDRDENIERGREAVIKTVKEMDFSFNELFNKDMQAKCLERFNFSSIDDLFAAVGFGELSASAVANKITENERKRRDKEEHQSKLEDFLQEEEERKNNGQSSRGGKSERMAVRHNDGIVVEGEDNVLFRLAHCCNPIPGDEIIGFITMGRGVTIHRQDCQNIQNMNEVQSQRLIEVYWEDAATHNNSYAVEIMIDGFDRNGFLNDILQVITPLVTNISNVNGNVDHKTNNLKVRIRIVIQSLDQLEKIIDRIKNVPDVYDVERV; this is translated from the coding sequence ATGTCAGAAATTAAAAACAAAAGTAAAGAAGAAGTCATCGCTTCATGTGAACAATATATGCCTGAAGATAAAGTAGCTATGATAAAAAAAGCCTGTGCTTTTGCGGAGAGGGCGCATGAAGGACAAAAACGTAAATCGGGGGAACCGTTTTTTATCCATCCCACCCAAGTGGCCAGTATTCTGGCTGATTTACAAATGGACCCGGATACTGTAGCCACTGGTTTCTTGCATGATGTGGTTGAAGATACTGGTATTACTTTAGATGATATAGAATACTTTTTCTCTAAAACCATTGCCACTTTGGTTGATGGGGTGACGAAGTTAGGAAAGGTGAAGTATCGTTCGAAAGAGGAACAGCTAGCTGAAAACCACCAAAAGCTCCTCTTAGCCATGGCCAATGATTTGCGGGTAATTGTGGTCAAACTGGCTGACCGTTTACATAATATGCGCACCTTAAAATGGCACCGTCCTGAAAAGCAAGTCAGCATTTCCGAAGAAACCCTCGATATCTATGCCCCTTTAGCTGACCGTCTAGGGATGAGTCAGATCAAATGGGAACTAGAGGACACCTGTTTGCGCTATATTAATCCCGAGGCTTATTACCAGATCGTTCACTTGATGAACTCAAAACGAGAAGAACGGGAAGCTTATATTGACGCGACGATTGATGTTTTAAATAAATATGTCAAGCCCATTATTGATGGCGAATACGATATCTATGGCCGTCCTAAGCATATCTATTCCATCTATAAAAAGATGCACCAGCAAAAGAAAACCTTTGACGAAATTTATGACCTCCTAGCTATCCGTGTCTTGGTTCCTAGCGTAAAGGATTGCTATGCTGTCTTAGGCATTGTCCATACCAGCTGGAAGCCTCTACCTGGACGCTTCAAGGACTATATCGCTATGCCTAAGGCCAATGGCTACCAATCTCTCCATACCACGGTCTTAGGTGAACATGGCCAACCTGTTGAAATTCAAATTAGAACCTTTGATATGCATGAGGTGGCTGAGTATGGGGTAGCAGCTCACTGGGCTTACAAAAAAGGGGTTACCGACAAGGTAGAAACTGACGATTTAGATAAACAATTAGAGTGGTTCCATCAAATTGAGGATTTACAAGACGATTCGGATGATGCCACTCAGTTTGTGGAAAGCGTTAAAGAGGATATCTTTAAGGATAAGGTCTATGTCTTTACCCCCAAAGGTGATGTGAGCGAATTACCCTCAGGCGCCAGCCCACTGGATTTTGCTTATCAAATCCATACCGAAGTCGGGCATAGTACGGTAGGAGCTAAGGTTAACGGAAAGATTGTTCCTTTGAACTATGGCTTACATACCGGTGATATTGTTGAAATCTTAACCTCTAAGAATTCTGCTGGTCCTAGTCGGGACTGGGTGAATTTCGTGGTGACTAATCGGGCTAAAAATAAGATTAAACGGCATTTTAAATTATTAGATCGTGATGAAAATATTGAACGTGGCCGGGAAGCCGTGATTAAAACCGTTAAAGAGATGGACTTTTCCTTTAATGAATTATTCAACAAGGATATGCAGGCTAAATGTTTGGAACGCTTTAATTTTTCAAGTATCGACGACTTATTTGCAGCAGTGGGCTTTGGTGAACTATCCGCTTCCGCTGTCGCCAATAAGATCACTGAAAATGAACGGAAACGCCGTGATAAAGAAGAGCACCAGTCGAAACTGGAAGATTTCCTCCAAGAAGAAGAGGAGCGTAAAAATAACGGTCAATCCAGCCGGGGGGGCAAGTCCGAGCGGATGGCCGTTCGCCACAATGATGGAATTGTGGTGGAAGGTGAAGATAATGTTCTCTTCCGCCTAGCTCATTGCTGCAACCCCATACCAGGTGATGAAATTATTGGCTTTATCACCATGGGACGGGGGGTAACCATTCACCGCCAAGACTGTCAAAATATCCAAAATATGAATGAGGTTCAATCTCAACGATTGATTGAAGTCTATTGGGAAGACGCGGCTACCCACAATAATTCCTATGCCGTAGAAATTATGATCGATGGATTTGACCGTAACGGTTTTCTTAACGATATCTTGCAGGTTATTACGCCTTTGGTAACCAATATTTCTAACGTCAACGGAAATGTTGATCATAAGACCAATAACTTGAAGGTACGCATTAGAATTGTTATTCAAAGTTTAGACCAGCTAGAAAAGATTATTGACCGCATTAAAAATGTTCCCGATGTTTATGATGTTGAACGGGTTTAG
- the prmA gene encoding 50S ribosomal protein L11 methyltransferase — protein MDWLEIIIHCQNIPSDLVSDCLMALGSNGVAIQDIEDYLKLPSAFGVFKSDDVLEKYGDSPIVKGYFSAETDQAALKEVVAEKLQALDPAWSSQGLSINRLEDQSWASNWQDYYQPIQVNHWLSIIPVWEKDSQQADSNAIYLDPGMAFGTGDHPTTQLAIHLMGLVLQKGDRVIDVGTGSGILAITAKRLEAQSVAAYDYDESIIETAKANINLNAGMDQVTVQSNDKLNGIHDQVDVITANILADILLPLIPQAYDNLKDNGSFILSGIYYTEVDKLKDALIANDFYLPWIMRAGDWYGILAKKGREHKDKNSL, from the coding sequence ATGGACTGGTTAGAAATAATTATACATTGTCAAAATATTCCCTCTGACTTGGTATCGGATTGTTTAATGGCGCTCGGTTCTAATGGGGTCGCTATCCAAGATATCGAAGATTATTTAAAGCTTCCCTCAGCCTTTGGTGTCTTTAAAAGCGATGATGTCCTAGAAAAATATGGGGACTCCCCCATTGTAAAAGGCTATTTTTCAGCCGAAACGGACCAAGCTGCCTTAAAAGAAGTGGTTGCCGAAAAATTACAGGCACTTGATCCTGCTTGGTCCTCACAAGGACTAAGCATTAACCGCCTGGAAGACCAATCATGGGCGTCGAACTGGCAAGACTATTATCAACCGATTCAAGTCAATCATTGGTTATCAATTATTCCGGTTTGGGAAAAAGACAGTCAACAGGCTGATTCCAATGCTATTTATTTGGATCCGGGCATGGCTTTCGGCACCGGAGACCATCCCACGACCCAGTTAGCCATTCATTTAATGGGGCTTGTCTTACAAAAGGGTGATCGGGTGATTGATGTGGGGACCGGTTCAGGTATTTTAGCGATTACGGCAAAACGCTTAGAGGCTCAAAGTGTCGCTGCCTATGACTATGATGAGAGCATTATCGAAACTGCTAAGGCTAATATCAACCTCAATGCTGGCATGGATCAGGTGACTGTTCAGTCTAACGATAAGCTCAACGGTATCCATGACCAGGTAGATGTGATCACTGCCAATATTTTAGCGGATATTCTCCTGCCGCTCATCCCCCAAGCCTATGACAACTTAAAAGATAATGGATCTTTTATCTTATCCGGCATCTACTATACTGAAGTTGACAAGCTAAAGGATGCATTAATTGCTAATGATTTCTATCTCCCTTGGATTATGCGGGCAGGGGATTGGTATGGGATTTTAGCCAAAAAAGGTAGAGAACATAAGGATAAGAATAGTTTGTAA
- a CDS encoding THUMP domain-containing class I SAM-dependent RNA methyltransferase, producing MKQYSLIATCASGIEALVSKELKDLGYSRQNENGRVRFQGDLSDVAKTNIWLRTADRIKIVMGEFKATTFDQLYEQTKAIAWEDILPLDAEFPVSGKSVKSKLHHVPTCQSMVKKAIVDRLSEVYHRRGHLPETGARYPIEISIHKDKALLTLDSSGTSLFKRGYRQEKGGAPLKETLAAALVDLTTWFPDRPLYDPTTGSGTIAIEAAMKGMNIAPGLKRSFVCEDWDIFPKEVFDQVRDQARAAIDHEVQLDILACDIDHRMIEIAQKNAEAAGVSHQIHFKQMQLADFTTQKSFGIIISNPPYGERLNDEDYVHDLYEKMGEIYRPLKTWSKYILTSDENFESYYGQKATKKRKLYNGALKVDYYQYWGEKRPRNKA from the coding sequence ATGAAACAATATTCCTTAATTGCCACCTGCGCTAGCGGGATTGAGGCCTTAGTATCCAAAGAATTAAAAGATCTGGGCTACTCAAGGCAAAATGAGAATGGCAGAGTTCGCTTTCAAGGTGACCTTAGTGATGTTGCTAAGACTAATATTTGGCTAAGAACTGCTGACCGGATAAAAATAGTTATGGGAGAATTTAAAGCGACCACTTTTGACCAACTTTATGAACAGACCAAAGCCATTGCTTGGGAGGATATCCTCCCCCTCGACGCTGAATTCCCCGTTTCAGGGAAATCAGTAAAATCTAAACTCCACCATGTGCCGACTTGCCAGAGTATGGTTAAAAAAGCGATCGTCGATCGCTTGAGTGAGGTCTACCATCGTCGTGGTCATTTACCAGAGACCGGTGCTCGCTACCCCATTGAGATCAGTATTCATAAGGATAAGGCCCTGCTGACCTTGGATAGTTCGGGAACTAGTCTTTTTAAACGAGGTTACCGTCAAGAAAAAGGCGGAGCCCCTCTAAAAGAAACTTTAGCTGCAGCCTTGGTTGATTTAACCACATGGTTTCCGGACCGCCCCCTTTATGATCCGACCACTGGCTCTGGAACCATCGCCATTGAAGCGGCTATGAAAGGGATGAATATTGCACCTGGTCTTAAGCGGTCATTTGTATGCGAGGACTGGGATATTTTTCCTAAAGAAGTCTTTGACCAAGTCAGAGACCAAGCGCGGGCTGCTATTGACCATGAGGTTCAATTAGATATTCTCGCTTGCGATATTGACCATCGCATGATCGAGATCGCTCAGAAAAATGCTGAAGCAGCTGGTGTTAGTCACCAGATCCACTTTAAACAAATGCAATTAGCTGATTTTACTACCCAAAAAAGCTTTGGCATTATTATCTCCAACCCACCCTATGGTGAACGCCTAAATGATGAGGACTATGTCCATGACCTTTATGAAAAGATGGGAGAAATTTACCGACCACTCAAAACTTGGAGTAAGTATATTTTAACCAGTGATGAAAATTTCGAAAGTTACTATGGCCAAAAAGCCACTAAAAAACGTAAGCTCTACAATGGGGCCCTTAAGGTGGACTATTACCAATACTGGGGCGAAAAACGTCCTCGTAACAAAGCATAA
- a CDS encoding inositol monophosphatase family protein → MKKTKLANDYQNEGVITMNIDQLDQEVKSWFPEIKALIQENTSYKTKEKRDFRDLATEIDIAVQKLIENHIKQLPGHQTIIGEETYGQTEVDPEASHLWIIDPIDGTANFVKQKENYATMITYFSHGQAKLAYVYDVFGDELYSASLGDGVYCNGKRLEPVADLSLRDSLIGISPQHNIKRDYFYYIADNAFDIRNYGCSSLDGISVIKGQYGAFVNPGGGPWDYAPFILMAQEMGLHFSNFSNQMPDYTKPSNFIIASPACFNELEPLIQSYTDTGNYSI, encoded by the coding sequence ATGAAGAAGACGAAGCTAGCGAATGATTATCAAAATGAAGGAGTGATCACTATGAATATTGACCAATTAGACCAAGAAGTAAAGTCTTGGTTCCCTGAAATTAAAGCCCTCATTCAAGAAAATACCAGCTACAAAACCAAAGAAAAACGTGATTTTCGTGACTTAGCCACTGAAATCGATATAGCTGTTCAAAAATTAATTGAAAACCATATTAAACAACTCCCCGGCCATCAGACCATTATTGGTGAAGAAACTTATGGCCAAACAGAGGTAGATCCCGAGGCTAGTCATCTATGGATTATTGACCCGATTGATGGCACAGCAAACTTTGTTAAGCAAAAAGAAAATTACGCCACGATGATCACTTATTTTTCCCATGGACAGGCTAAACTAGCCTATGTTTATGATGTCTTTGGTGATGAACTATACTCTGCCAGTTTAGGTGACGGGGTGTATTGTAATGGCAAGCGCTTAGAACCAGTGGCTGATCTTAGTCTAAGAGACTCTCTTATTGGTATTTCTCCTCAACATAATATCAAACGCGACTATTTCTATTATATTGCTGATAATGCCTTCGATATCCGAAATTATGGCTGCTCTTCACTAGATGGAATCAGTGTAATCAAGGGCCAATATGGCGCCTTTGTCAACCCTGGTGGGGGACCCTGGGATTATGCGCCTTTCATTTTGATGGCTCAGGAGATGGGGCTTCATTTTTCAAATTTTTCTAATCAAATGCCTGATTACACTAAGCCCTCTAATTTTATCATCGCTAGTCCAGCTTGTTTTAATGAGCTTGAGCCCCTCATTCAGTCTTATACAGATACGGGCAATTATAGTATTTAA
- the dtd gene encoding D-aminoacyl-tRNA deacylase produces the protein MRIVIQRAKEASVSIDGETVGHIDHGFVLLVGVHDSDTEETVKYMAKKIAKMRIFADENDKLNLDINQVGGKILSISQFTLYARTKKGNRPSFIDAAKADHGDAIYQQLNEELRKSYGLEVETGQFGADMQVQLTNDGPITIILDSDE, from the coding sequence TTGCGAATTGTTATCCAACGGGCTAAAGAGGCTAGTGTAAGTATTGATGGCGAAACAGTCGGTCACATTGACCATGGCTTTGTGCTCCTCGTGGGTGTCCATGATAGTGATACTGAAGAGACCGTTAAATATATGGCTAAAAAGATTGCCAAAATGCGAATTTTTGCTGATGAAAACGATAAATTGAACTTGGATATTAATCAAGTTGGCGGGAAGATCTTATCGATTTCTCAATTTACCCTCTATGCGAGAACCAAGAAGGGCAACCGACCAAGCTTTATTGATGCGGCTAAAGCAGACCATGGAGATGCCATCTATCAACAACTGAATGAAGAACTTCGCAAGAGCTATGGTTTAGAAGTTGAAACTGGCCAGTTTGGAGCAGATATGCAGGTTCAATTAACTAATGACGGTCCGATAACGATTATCTTAGATTCAGATGAATAA
- the gpsB gene encoding cell division regulator GpsB: MSARNLTTKDILQKEFKPALRGFNTEEVDAFLDLIIRDYESYEKELAFLRQENNRLKQNIESESKQTNNTSRSSSQAATTNYDILKRLSKLEKTVYGQSIRKQNENYQEDPVEETRIYRSE, translated from the coding sequence ATGTCTGCTCGTAACTTAACAACCAAAGATATACTACAAAAAGAATTTAAACCAGCCTTGCGTGGCTTTAATACCGAAGAAGTTGACGCGTTTTTAGATTTAATTATTCGTGACTATGAATCCTATGAAAAGGAACTAGCCTTTTTACGCCAAGAAAATAATCGCTTAAAACAAAATATCGAAAGTGAAAGCAAACAGACGAACAACACTAGCAGGAGTTCTAGTCAAGCGGCAACGACTAACTACGATATACTCAAGCGCCTTTCTAAACTGGAAAAAACGGTCTACGGACAAAGCATTCGCAAACAAAATGAGAACTATCAAGAAGACCCTGTTGAAGAAACTCGTATTTACCGTAGCGAATAA